One genomic window of Quercus lobata isolate SW786 chromosome 9, ValleyOak3.0 Primary Assembly, whole genome shotgun sequence includes the following:
- the LOC115961527 gene encoding uncharacterized protein LOC115961527 encodes MVHRLNVSPSFPSIRQKKRVFTLERDQAIAEEVRKLQEVRFIREVYYPNWLANVVMVKKASEKWRMCVDFTDLNKACPRDSYPLPRVDVLVDSTARHQLLSFMDAFLGYNQIRMHNADQEKTSFVTSQGLFRYKGGRSPGGPQGNIRHPSFLQHEAQSGNMRLRSNGRKIPRIYGVSKGDRGQPGQDPGYYGDGTAKKCEGRTKPQRKNSNIEYAFEELKTYLSSLPLLSPSQPREELFLYLVVSPVAVSTALVREEERVQKPVYYASRALRGAEERYPPMEKFASALVTTARKLKPYFQAHMVNVLTDKPLQRATSNLEATGRLALWAIELSEFDIQHRPRTAIKGQVIMDFIAEFTHGEDKEAEESPRCSIYTDGSSNKQAGGAGIILLLPEGDTVEYMVRLNFPTTNNEVEYEALVVGLDLAKAAGATSVVVYYDSQVVANQVNGDYECKGERMKRYLDQLSPLIDSSDIQEIGSESNWTTSLVSYLKNRVLSYGKEAARKLKVQASRFVLIKDVLYKRGFSRPYLRCLGTEEADYVTREVHEGICGNHSGSRSLVHKLV; translated from the exons ATGGTACATAGGCTGAATGTATCGCCTTCCTTCCCATCCATTCGACAGAAGAAGAGGGTGTTCACCCTGGAGCGAGATCAggccatagcagaagaagtccgCAAACTACAGGAGGTAAGATTCATTAGGGAAGTTTACTACCCCaattggctggcgaatgtggtaatggtTAAAAAAGCTAGCGAGAAGTGGcgaatgtgcgtggacttcactgaCCTTAACAAGGCCTGCCCCAGAGACAGTTATCCCCTCCCAAGGGTCGATGTTCTAGTAGACTCTACGGCTCGACATCAGTTGTTAAGCTTTATGGACGCCTTCTTGggttacaaccaaatccgaatgcacAACGCTGATCAGGAGAAaacttcgttcgtaaccagtCAAGGCCTCTTCCGTTATAAA ggaggaagatcaccTGGAGGACCTCAAGGAAACATTCGACACCCTTCGttcttacaacatgaagctcaatccggGAATATGCGCCTTCGGAGtaacggcaggaaaattcctaggatttATGGTGTCTCAAAAGGGGATCGAGGCCAACCCGGACAAGATCCGGGCTATTATGGAGATGGCACcgccaagaaatgtgaaggacgtacaaagcctcaacggaaaAATAGCAACATTGAATAT GCATTCGAGGAGTTGAAGACTTATCTCTCCTCCCTGCCACTGCTAAGTCCATCGCAGCCAAGAGAAGAGCTTTTCCTCTACCTAGTCGTTTCCCCCGTAGCCGTCAGCACTGCCTTagtcagagaagaagaaagagtacaAAAGCCCGTATACTACGCGAGCCGGGCGCTTcgcggtgccgaagaaagatacccaccTATGGAGAAATTTGCCTCTGCATTAGTTACAACAGCTCGCAAGCTCAAGccatactttcaagcccatatgGTGAACGTTCTGACCGACAAACCATTGCAACGGGCGACGAGCAATCTTGAAGCTACGGGTCGACTGGCGTTATGGGCTATAGAGTTGAGCGAGTTTGATATCCAGCACCGCCCACGGACagccatcaaaggacaggtcaTCATggacttcatagcagagttcACTCATGGCGAAGACAAGGAGGCAGAAGAGTCCCCTCGTTGCAGCATATATACAGACGGATCATCCAACAAACAAGCCGGGGGGGCTGGCATCATACTACTATTGCCTGAAGGAGATACGGTTGAATATATGGTCCGTCTCAACTTCCCCACCACTAACAATGAAGTAGAGTACGAAGCGTTAGTAGTAGGcctcgacctcgccaaagcagcAGGAGCCACAAGCGTAGTCGTTTATTACGACTCTCAAGTCGTTGCTAACCAAGTGAATGGAGACTatgagtgcaagggcgaaaGGATGAAGAGGTACCTTGATCAA ctttctccactaatagattCCAGCGACATACAGGAGATAGGCTCTGAAAGTAACTGGACCACATCGTTagtttcatacttaaaaaaCAGGGTCTTATCATACGGAAAGGAGGCTGCAAGAAAGCTGAAGGTCCAAGCGTCGAGATTCgttttaataaaagatgtcttgtacaaaagaggtttctcccgtCCATATCTGAGATGCTTGGGTAcggaagaggcagactacgtcaCGAGGGAggtacacgaggggatttgcgGAAACCATTCAGGATCAAGATCACTAGTACACAAGCTCGTGTGA
- the LOC115960661 gene encoding pentatricopeptide repeat-containing protein At3g21470 — MRVTLSQNPKETTNCPVYYHQAQTQYIHQNPKTIIQSSDYCTLPILTNWNYLIRNHISQGSLRDALVVYNNVRRKGLDYVGVVPLILKACASLSFLGFGKALHAETIKTGVDCNVIVGTSLLGMYAKCGDIINSRKVFDYLPERNVVTWNAMIGEYLRNKDTNSASILFEKMSIRNAVTWNEMIDGFATGGDTGIARQLFNRVPHEFRNVVTWTVMVDGYTSNGEMEAAREVFEEMPHRNFFAWSSMISGYCKKGDVNEAKAIFDRIPVRNLVNWNSLISGYAQNGFCMEAMGAFGQMQAEGFAPDEVTIVSVLSACAQLGLLDAGKEIHCMIHRKKIRVNVFVLSGLVDMYAKCGDLINARLVFERMTERNTTCWNAIISGFATHGRCKEALEFLDRMESSNKRPDDITFLSVLSACAHGGLVNEGIEIFSKMEKYGLEASVRHYGCLVDLLGRAGRLREAYDLVKRMPMKPNDTVWTAMLGACWIHQDKDMTEKIVKESTQNVNMVTATDSHFVLLSHIYAASDSWEKAERMRTVMGNKGLQKTPGCSLIMPGSTKNTFRVDAR, encoded by the coding sequence atgagaGTAACCTTGTCCCAAAATCCTAAAGAAACTACAAACTGCCCAGTCTACTATCATCAAGCACAAACCCAGTACAtacatcaaaatccaaaaacaattaTCCAAAGCTCTGATTATTGTACCCTACCAATTCTCACTAATTGGAATTACCTCATAAGGAATCACATCTCTCAAGGATCACTTAGAGATGCTCTTGTTGTGTACAATAATGTTAGGCGAAAAGGACTTGACTATGTGGGTGTAGTCCCTTTAATTCTCAAGGCTTGTgcttctctttctttccttgGTTTTGGGAAAGCTTTGCACGCCGAGACGATAAAGACCGGGGTGGATTGCAATGTGATTGTTGGGACCTCATTGCTTGGTATGTATGCTAAATGTGGTGATATCATCAATTCACGTAAAGTGTTTGATTATTTGCCTGAGAGAAATGTTGTAACATGGAATGCCATGATTGGTGAATACTTGAGGAATAAAGATACGAATTCTGCAtcaattttgtttgaaaagATGTCAATAAGAAATGCAGTGACTTGGAATGAAATGATTGATGGGTTTGCAACGGGTGGAGATACTGGTATTGCAAGGCAATTGTTCAACAGGGTTCCTCATGAGTTTAGGAATGTGGTTACCTGGACTGTGATGGTTGATGGGTATACCAGCAATGGGGAGATGGAGGCGGCAAGGGAAGTTTTTGAGGAGATGCCACACCGGAATTTCTTTGCATGGTCTTCGATGATTTCTGGGTACTGCAAAAAGGGTGATGTGAATGAGGCCAAGGCTATTTTTGATCGAATTCCTGTCCGGAATTTAGTGAATTGGAATTCGTTGATTTCTGGGTATGCTCAGAATGGTTTTTGTATGGAAGCTATGGGAGCATTTGGCCAAATGCAAGCTGAAGGATTTGCACCTGATGAAGTCACTATTGTGAGTGTTTTATCTGCTTGTGCTCAGTTGGGGCTGTTGGATGCTGGTAAAGAAATCCATTGTATGATACATCGTAAGAAGATTCGGGTTAATGTGTTTGTTTTGAGTGGATTGGTTGACATGTATGCGAAATGTGGGGATTTGATTAATGCAAGGTTGGTCTTTGAAAGGATGACTGAGAGGAACACTACCTGTTGGAATGCTATAATCTCGGGTTTTGCCACTCATGGACGATGCAAAGAGGCTCTTGAGTTTCTTGACAGAATGGAAAGTTCAAACAAAAGGCCTGATGATATAACTTTTCTTTCTGTTCTCTCAGCGTGCGCGCATGGCGGGCTTGTGAATGAAGGTATAGAAATATTCTCCAAGATGGAGAAGTATGGCTTGGAAGCTAGTGTCAGGCACTATGGGTGCTTAGTTGACCTTTTGGGGCGAGCAGGGAGACTAAGAGAGGCTTACGATCTGGTGAAGAGAATGCCAATGAAACCTAATGACACAGTTTGGACAGCTATGTTGGGAGCTTGTTGGATTCATCAGGACAAGGATATGACAGAAAAGATAGTGAAAGAGAGCACACAAAATGTGAACATGGTGACTGCTACTGATTCACATTTCGTTCTTCTGTCACATATTTATGCTGCTTCAGACAGCTGGGAGAAAGCTGAAAGGATGAGAACGGTCATGGGTAACAAAGGGCTACAAAAGACACCCGGGTGCAGCTTGATTATGCCAGGCAGCACTAAGAACACATTTCGTGTTGATGCTAGATAG